The following coding sequences are from one Sciurus carolinensis chromosome 11, mSciCar1.2, whole genome shotgun sequence window:
- the LOC124958117 gene encoding membrane-spanning 4-domains subfamily A member 6D-like, with amino-acid sequence MISQPGPSGSVTVLTANGMNFPQTENTRPTHHKQDDLKKLLKGEVKVIGTVQIMCGLMVLSLGIILASAPFSPHFTSVFSILLRSGYPFIGSLCFVICGSLSIVIEKKSTKPLVSSNLVMSILSTLCGLVGFILISVNLHALGPASQQCELDQQSQPTVHYGFYYHYGGDASRDCYMAKASLTGVLSVMLIGTMLESCLAVLMVVLWWKQAHSDYSGSVLFLPQSDKNKSNMSSNVICNPGYEKLSTS; translated from the exons ATGATATCACAGCCTGGGCCCAGCGGGAGTGTGACGGTGCTCACAGCAAATGGCATGAACTTTCCCCAAACAGAAAATACAAGACCCACCCATCATAAGCAGGATGACTTGAAGAAACTTCTAAAGGGAGAGGTCAAAGTCATTGGG ACGGTCCAGATCATGTGTGGTTTGATGGTGTTGAGCTTGGGGATCATTTTGGCATCTGCTCCCTTCTCTCCACATTTTACCTCGGTGTTTTCCATCCTGTTAAGATCTGGCTATCCATTCATAGGAAGCTTGTGT TTTGTCATCTGTGGATCTCTATCAATTGTCATAGAGAAGAAGTCAACAAAGCCTTTG GTTAGTAGCAACCTGGTGATGAGCATTCTGAGCACTTTATGTGGCCTGGTGGGTTTCATCCTCATCTCTGTCAACCTCCATGCTTTGGGTCCCGCCTCACAGCAGTGTGAGTTGGACCAACAGTCCCAGCCAACCGTGCATTACGGGTTTTATTACCACTATGGTGGAGATGCATCCAGGGACTGCTACATGGCCAAAGCCAGTCTGACT GGAGTCCTGTCTGTCATGCTGATTGGCACTATGCTGGAGTCGTGCCTGGCTGTGCTCATGGTGGTGCTGTGGTGGAAGCAGGCCCACTCCGACTATTCTGGG AGTGTGCTATTCCTGCCTCAGAGTGACAAGAATAAGTCCAATATGTCCTCAAATGTGATTTGTAACCCTGGATATGAGAAACTATCAACTTCTTAA